The following DNA comes from Alosa alosa isolate M-15738 ecotype Scorff River chromosome 13, AALO_Geno_1.1, whole genome shotgun sequence.
AAAGGAAACACACTTATTATTCACATGTATTCTTCAGAGCTGACGGCATAGAGTGTATAAAAAAGTAATTCCAACCTACCATCATAAGGAAAACATACAGAATATATATTTCATGTGtgaaaatgtacagtatattgatGTGGTTAGGCAGACTTATTTTGCCTTTTTCTAAAATACAAAGATTTGCTCTGTCATGTCTAACGTTTCCAGCAAACAAATGAAAGCTTTGCTACAATAACTAGCAGGGTCTCCATAGTTTTCCCCCTACAGTGGGGCTGGCTGGTGGCTGCAGGCCACACTCAGGGTGTCCTTTGGTTAATGTGAGAGACAAGTCCCTCACTGGAACACCATTACTCAAATCCTCCTTTATCTCTGTAGGTCATCCTCGCCGGATATAGGCTTTAGTTTCTTATCTACCGCACATTCACATTCAAATTAGCATTAAAAAAATCCCTTCCTGCCACCTCAGCTACAGCTGTTTGTGCCCCTCTCCTCGTCTTGACTGGTAATGGGGTCAGTCAGCATCAGCATATTTATATAGTCTAATCTGTTAGGATGGGTTGGCATCAGCCTCCTCCAATGACAATTTCTTTCGACAAGAAATTACTTCTAAGGAGTGTTACGCAGcaagaatacaaggcattttcAACAGGCAATTTGGACAAAAATTGTGCAGTCTTGGATATTTTTTTCCTGGCACAGGACATTTTGaaaactgaaataaatataaGTGCTTATCGATTAGTCTCGTGTGAATTATCTTGTCCATGAAAATATTGCATCCTGCTCTTCATGTGCCTACATGGCAATATTGTGCATTCTGCTGAAGTTTATCTAAATGAAACATTGAGAGGTACGCTGCCATATGGAATTAGCAAATGACTTAGTCATCATACATTTTGCAGTGTAAGGTTATAAGAAAACGAGGAGTGCTTTtcatgggaaacactgactggGAAAACGATGCAATGTCTAGCTATGCACACTGTGATTAACATTAGAAAAATGAGGACTGCTCTTCATGGCAGACTGCAAATAGTTTAATGTCTAGCTGAGGACACTGAATTAGATTTTATAATGATGCAAAGAATGatccacatacacacttacatacagtatTATAACATAAATACAAATGAACGTGCAATAATAtactaatataataatatacataAACAATAATATGTGAAATTGTCAGTTAAAATCTGCTCTGGGAAAAAttaaagagaccactgcacatttttctgatgtcatcctacggttgctgaatGACTTTCGAATGAGTtaacggtcatattcaaattgtTGTATATAACAGTTGTTCATTGTTTGTCAACATAAACATTACATTCGTGAGGTAGAAATATTTTATTGGAAAGCTTAATGAAAGTATTACAAAAtgttttacacatacacattatggATATGTGCTGAGTCTCAGTCAGAGAGACTATATTAAGTAAGTTGCAATCACTAGGTAACTCAACTCCTAACTCCTAACTGGTGAAACTGAAAATGGTGTAACCATTAACCAGCCAAGTGTTTCATAATCGTGCAGAAATGTGtttgtcaaagagagagagggagagagaggggggagaattAGCATTAAAAACCCAGGAACTGAACCCAGAAAGAGTGCCCTGTGccatacacaacacactcagaCCAATAGCGCTTCCAAACCACACATTTGTGTCAATAAAATCATCAAACAAGCAAAAGAAGACTATTTTGAGCATTGGAGAAACCAAACTACTAGCCAAAGTAGAATGCAATTCTATGAAACCCTAAAATGAGATTACAAATTGGCAGAGTATCtcatttctgtcagaaatggcattatatatatatatatatatatactgtacaaagCAGAGGCAAATcctgaccaagtacaggctCAGTGACCACCCCCTTGCAGTGGGAACAGGTAGAGAGAAAAACCTGGCTGCCAAAAGAGGAGAGAACACGTGGTCAATGCCAGACAGGAAAGGTTGAGACGGAGGAGgactttcttcttcactgtgaAAAGTATAGAGaattacaacaaaaaaaaacttttcctgTAAATTTAAAACAATCCCCTCAGGTGCTATCCTCTCAGGGGAGGGACCTTCAGCTGCCTTGGCAGAAACATATATCTCACTATGCCATAACCTGAGTGACACTTCGAGTTGAGATACACATCAATAAAAGCCATTGACGTGACATCAGTACAGAATCAGGGTAGGTTTAGGGGTTCATGAAATCATGAAAAGGGCACATGGAGAGGCCAAATTCATACATCTGAGAGATCAGAGAACACACCACTGTTGCAAACAGCTGCTTCTACAGTATAGCTGCAACAGTCCACATCCATTTACCATTCAATATGCTTTTCTCAGCAAGAAATGTGCAGCTTTAAAATGAAGGGTCATTTTGTAGGGTTTTTTTTGAGTCCATCATTGATCCATCATCAAGTAAATATAGTTTTCATATTCATCCATCACTAAGCTTCTGCTTTTGAACTTCACGTTTTCTGTGATTTCACAAGGCACTTTTCAACCAACCAATTTGCAACATTCAACCAGGAATACTTCCTTGGCTATACTATCTGTTCAAAATTGTTGCAATCTAATGTAGAAACAGAACGTACTGTACACTGACCATGCACTCCACTTGGCACTAATCATGTCTGATGAAGACTGGGTCAGGCTAGGGGTTCAAAACTGTTCTGCTGTTGTCCAAATATGATCGGACACCAAAACTGAGCCTGAGAAAAGcaggaagaagaaagaggaagtgagCCGGGGAATATGGCGGAAGCATTAGCAGTCAACTAgagcaggggttctcaaactggGGGTCGGGGACCCCAGGGAGGTTGCCAAAAATATTGGAGGGGTCGCGAAATGATTTGTGtggattaaagacatttttgtaaaggtttttagtcaaaggctgccattgacataatgcctttgatgttgacatagcctacctatgagagaagacattttctgcctctgcttccaatgcccatctcgcaacatttcaaaaccaaattccgccggttagagagaagggggtcgcaAAACTTGGCAcatgtttttttgggggtcgccagacacagacaaaaagtttaagaaccactgaacTAGAGGAATGGGTTAAAGAAGAAAGCCGGCAATTTTAAACATAGATATCCATTTCTCAAGGTCACGAGTACTACGCTCTGGGGGGATGAGCgtggggctcatgaacatgcccccagagtgtagcattgTGGCTGCCTGGAAActctgttggctgcagcaactcgagctaggtaaaaccaattggtttagggtttttttttcgtaccgacagtattcagtgaccttgagaaatggAAATATATGTTTAAAATCGCCGGCTTTCTCCATTAATATGGTGAAACTGTTAtattacaaaacacaacatttacatgtacttgtattcatttggcagatgaTTTTATCCCAGGCGACATGAATAAAAGCGTAAGTGactagggaaaaaaaataagctacagctacagcaatagaatacCATTTAAGATACAACACCATTGATTACAGTACTGATTCACAAAggaatgtttctgtgtgttcaaATACTGTTTTAGAAACTCACCTGGCTGGTAAACtggtataaaaaaatatatttgcaATATTCTTCAAATAATGTCTGTACTTAATGCCttaaagttaaaaaaacaaaaaaaaactgactgaaaagcagacacagaaacaaaccTGCTTGACCAGCGTCGCCAGCTCTTCTTTCAGCATGTCCAACTTCGTCTTGGATCTCTTCCTCAGGATCTTCTCGTGCAGGTGCTGGGCTCGCGCCTCTGCATGCTCCGAGAAGAAGTGCTCGGACACGAACAGCCGGAGTTGGGTGAGTTTGGCTGAGAGGAGACTGAGGCCAACCAGCAGGGTGAGAATAATGACCAGGGGTGCGGTGGAGTACACCAGCAGCTTGGGCTCTGGCAGACACTTCTTCTCAAAGAGGAAGATGCTGTAAGAGTAGTCCTGCCTGCTTCTGTCCACAGGGATTGGGATCCCGATGACAGCCTTGTCCTCCTGGGAGACAGAGACATGCCATGTCATCATTGTGAAAGAATTATGGCTACTCTTGACTCAGATGCAAAGCCCATACATTTATACAGCTCTGTGATTTGAGTCCTCGGATTCTAGCATGAACTTCCATCATCTTTTtattgttaaaaaataaatatatatatatatatatatttttttttttttttttgtatataagTTTTGGCTACATCAGCATCAAGCTAGAATAGCTTTAAGGACACTGAGGATTCATGTGTTTCTGCCTATATGGAACACTTGTGAGTGCAGTGGCCAGAATGGCTCAGGTATGTATGCCTGTTAACACCTTAGGAATCTCCTgtcacagacagaaaaaagtGGTATCTTCACAATTAAGTAGCTCTATGATCTGCTCAATGTGTTGACAAAGTTGGTATTGCAATAAGAATCCACTTTATCCTTTCTTAACTTGAATTCCTCCAGTGGTCAAAAACTTGCGGCTACATTcatgtctttctctcctgcACTTACCTTTAGATGCATGATCACAGGGACCTGAAACGGTTCCAGTTCCTCTAGTCGTGTGCGAAGCACTCCTATGATCCAATACACCAGCGCATCGATGCCAATGAAGAACAGCCAGATAAGCAGGTTAGTCAAGACCGGCATGGCAAATTTCAACATGGCCTTTCCCTCCTTTGCAGAAGGAAGGGAAGACGGAATGACAACGTAGcgctttttctctttctccgtcAGCGGGAAAATGGAGGGCCTGCCCCGGGCCCTCTGCTGCTCGTCGTACCGCAGCAGGGCGTTGGTGATGAAGATGTTCTGAAACCTCCTGTCCGTGCGGTACTTCTTCACGTAGCGGAAGGTGAGGAACACGAGCAAAAGGATGCCCAGCCCTGGGAAACACTTCTGGGCAACAGAAGAGGCCGTGTTCATGGTGGCCAGGGCAGACATGGCCGTATGGTTCAGCACCTGCTTGGCCTCAGACACCTTTTGCTGGAACTCCACCGAGTCGACCGAGGCCTTCAGCTTGAACTCTGACTTGCTGTCCACAACGCCAAAGTCTGTGAAGTGCTTGAGCTGCCCCCCGACCCATTTCAGCATCTGCACATAGTTGCTGAGCGGAGCCAGGTCCACTAGGACTTTCTTGGCCTCCAGGTTGCAGAGCAAACTTTTGGCCAGGCCCCGGAGGTTCTCCAGTGTGTTCTGAACGTTCCACAAGATCACTAAACTTGTTCCGGCGGCGATAAGTACATTCCGCGTCTGCTTCAGGCCGCAGGAGATGAGGACCAGCAC
Coding sequences within:
- the LOC125305723 gene encoding dendritic cell-specific transmembrane protein → CLLFLGLRYSLKYEVVVSAGVAVAFAIGSTVALSSSHCVRCFAVLVLISCGLKQTRNVLIAAGTSLVILWNVQNTLENLRGLAKSLLCNLEAKKVLVDLAPLSNYVQMLKWVGGQLKHFTDFGVVDSKSEFKLKASVDSVEFQQKVSEAKQVLNHTAMSALATMNTASSVAQKCFPGLGILLLVFLTFRYVKKYRTDRRFQNIFITNALLRYDEQQRARGRPSIFPLTEKEKKRYVVIPSSLPSAKEGKAMLKFAMPVLTNLLIWLFFIGIDALVYWIIGVLRTRLEELEPFQVPVIMHLKEDKAVIGIPIPVDRSRQDYSYSIFLFEKKCLPEPKLLVYSTAPLVIILTLLVGLSLLSAKLTQLRLFVSEHFFSEHAEARAQHLHEKILRKRSKTKLDMLKEELATLVKQAQFWCPIIFGQQQNSFEPLA